In a genomic window of Streptomyces koelreuteriae:
- a CDS encoding HAD family hydrolase: MSNLGGVSVIFDLDGTLVDSEPNYYEAGRQTLAEHGVLDFSWADHERYVGISTQETVADWKERYGLRASVEELFTVKNRRYLELARSSTRAYPEMRRFVELLAAEDVPMAVASGSSPGAIEAVLAGTGLDSHLRTVVSADEVAHGKPAPDVFLEAARRLGADPAGCVVLEDAAPGAAAAHAAGMRCIAIPYVPAQADAPEFTTAGLLLRGGQEEFTAQAAFDWLVRSAGLS; the protein is encoded by the coding sequence ATGAGCAATCTCGGCGGCGTATCGGTCATCTTCGATCTCGACGGAACGCTCGTGGACAGCGAGCCCAACTATTACGAAGCGGGCCGGCAGACCCTCGCCGAGCACGGCGTCCTCGACTTCAGCTGGGCGGACCACGAGCGGTACGTCGGCATCAGCACGCAGGAGACGGTCGCGGACTGGAAGGAGCGGTACGGTCTGCGGGCTTCGGTGGAGGAGCTGTTCACCGTCAAGAACCGCCGCTATCTCGAACTCGCCCGCAGCTCCACGCGCGCCTATCCCGAGATGCGCAGGTTCGTCGAGCTGCTCGCGGCCGAGGACGTGCCCATGGCCGTGGCGTCGGGGTCCTCGCCGGGGGCCATCGAGGCGGTCCTGGCCGGTACGGGCCTGGACTCGCATCTGCGCACTGTCGTCTCGGCCGACGAGGTCGCGCACGGCAAGCCGGCCCCCGATGTCTTCCTGGAGGCGGCCCGCCGGCTCGGGGCGGACCCGGCCGGCTGTGTGGTCCTGGAGGACGCCGCCCCCGGCGCCGCCGCCGCGCACGCGGCGGGCATGCGGTGCATCGCGATCCCGTACGTCCCGGCGCAGGCGGACGCCCCGGAGTTCACCACCGCCGGACTGCTCCTGCGCGGCGGCCAGGAGGAGTTCACGGCACAGGCGGCGTTCGACTGGCTGGTCCGCTCGGCCGGCCTTTCCTGA
- a CDS encoding LysR family transcriptional regulator substrate-binding protein — MTGSDVSLSFRLVYVPGVMPGKWVRIWNERQPDVPLELTQMAAGAVAERLLGGDADAGLVRLPVDRTVFSAIPLYTEQTVVVVPKDHLVTAVDEVSPEDLADDIVLHPLDDVLDWESLPGRPALERPATTADAIELVAAGIGVLVVPLSLARLHHRKDLTYRPLKDAPESSVALAWPQDATTDQVEDFIGIVRGRTVNSTRGRTQADESAASDRGGARRKPVSGKPAPGKSGAGKSAGGRSGGAKRTAKGGRGAPKGDGRGKPRRRS; from the coding sequence GTGACAGGCTCGGATGTTTCTCTCTCGTTCCGGCTCGTATACGTCCCCGGGGTGATGCCCGGCAAGTGGGTGCGTATCTGGAACGAGCGGCAGCCCGACGTCCCGCTGGAGCTGACGCAGATGGCCGCCGGGGCGGTGGCGGAGCGGCTGCTGGGCGGCGACGCCGACGCGGGGCTCGTCCGGCTGCCCGTGGACCGGACGGTCTTCAGCGCGATCCCCCTCTACACCGAGCAGACGGTCGTCGTGGTGCCCAAGGACCACCTGGTCACGGCGGTCGACGAGGTGTCCCCGGAGGACCTGGCCGACGACATCGTGCTGCACCCCCTCGACGACGTCCTCGACTGGGAGAGCCTCCCCGGACGGCCCGCCCTCGAGCGCCCCGCCACCACCGCCGACGCCATCGAACTGGTCGCGGCCGGGATCGGCGTCCTCGTCGTGCCGCTGTCGCTCGCCCGCCTCCACCACCGCAAGGACCTCACGTACCGTCCCCTCAAGGACGCCCCCGAGTCGAGCGTGGCACTGGCCTGGCCGCAGGACGCGACGACGGACCAGGTCGAGGACTTCATCGGCATCGTCCGCGGCCGCACGGTCAACAGCACCCGGGGCCGCACGCAGGCGGACGAGTCCGCGGCGTCCGACCGGGGTGGCGCCCGGCGCAAGCCGGTGTCCGGGAAGCCGGCGCCCGGGAAGTCAGGGGCCGGGAAGTCGGCGGGCGGGCGGTCCGGGGGCGCGAAGCGCACCGCCAAGGGCGGGCGCGGCGCCCCCAAGGGCGACGGGCGCGGCAAGCCCCGTCGCCGTTCCTAG
- a CDS encoding helix-turn-helix domain-containing protein, which yields MNSRHNRHAEDGADVLSARGFQEPAAALAELRARLEAARIAKRLTKSALAALAGLGRTTVSAAFSGAAPPPSAGTVYAVARTLALQPRPLLELHALATRAAAVPSAAVTSGAGPSAAGGVGRPIAQCRPHDLGVHPAADTPRHTGDDHAQSPTDRRPRTRLRLPGYVRRPHDAELADLVAAAAAGSSRMAVLVGSSSTGKTRACWEAVQPLAEQGWLLWDPRYPSHPEAALADMERVVPHTVVWLNESQHYVGAGGGTGERLAAALHLLLTDPARAPVLILGTLWSSYARAYCALPRTDGPDPHAQVRHLLAGRQIVLPDAFDRKSIKAAEALADAGDAQLAHALRHSGDGRLAQFLAGAPELLRRYRSASPPARALLHTAMDARRLGVGLNVPLAFLAEAAEDYLSDDERDALDDHWFEQALADTGEPVHGNLAPLRRVRPRTVREDPDGTGGGDGEPAPACRLADFLEQHGAGERRRLCPPTSFWAAAHEHLDVPDELHLLARAAAHRGRTLWARRLLAKAVDAGSTESLSRLAELYEESGDRSAAETLYQRAAEAGDRDGLLWLARERERTGRYEEAEHFARQAIAAGCGFVMYELAMLRAERRGRAGCEDLLRQAAAAGHDYALEKLAVSRERAGDFAEALALARRAADRGGPGVLRRLATDREFAGDLTTAEALFREAADAGCTQSLYSLIKLREKAGDSAEAEQLSRQAADDGDTDALRRLAAVRAAAGDVVAAESLFHEAADAGSVAALDGLALLRENLGDHDGAEHYAHRAADEGMTRALFRLAEKRKDAGDRGRAEELFRRAARVDQVRTMALQEIALLREEAGDRDGAEQAARRAAEAGSTEALIELADLREDAVGSCGGGGAEALFEEAAALGDSYALGRLVRMREEAGDHEEADRLARQAADGGDTRARNLLDELRANRKRRRGAAWSIGLPLADSKADRLCHWHSQRRDS from the coding sequence ATGAACAGTCGGCACAATCGGCACGCCGAGGACGGGGCGGACGTCCTGAGCGCGCGAGGATTCCAGGAGCCGGCCGCCGCCCTGGCCGAGTTGCGCGCACGTCTGGAGGCGGCGCGGATCGCCAAGCGCCTCACGAAATCGGCGCTCGCCGCACTCGCGGGCTTGGGGCGGACCACTGTCAGTGCGGCCTTCAGCGGCGCGGCACCCCCGCCCTCGGCGGGAACCGTGTACGCGGTCGCGCGGACCCTCGCGCTCCAGCCTCGCCCCCTCCTGGAGCTGCACGCCCTCGCCACGCGTGCGGCGGCAGTGCCGTCCGCAGCCGTGACGTCGGGGGCCGGGCCTTCGGCGGCCGGTGGCGTCGGGCGGCCCATCGCGCAGTGCCGTCCCCACGACCTCGGTGTCCACCCCGCCGCGGACACCCCACGGCACACGGGTGACGACCACGCACAGAGCCCGACCGACCGCCGGCCGCGGACGCGACTCCGGCTGCCCGGCTACGTACGCCGACCGCACGACGCGGAGCTGGCCGACCTCGTCGCCGCCGCGGCGGCAGGCAGCAGCCGGATGGCCGTGCTGGTCGGCTCCTCTTCGACGGGCAAGACCCGCGCGTGCTGGGAAGCCGTACAACCTCTCGCGGAGCAGGGCTGGTTGCTCTGGGACCCCCGCTACCCGTCTCATCCCGAAGCGGCACTGGCAGACATGGAACGCGTCGTGCCGCACACGGTGGTGTGGCTCAACGAATCACAGCACTACGTCGGAGCCGGCGGCGGAACGGGCGAACGGCTCGCCGCCGCCCTGCACCTGCTGCTCACCGACCCGGCCCGCGCCCCCGTCCTGATCCTGGGCACCCTGTGGTCCTCGTACGCCCGGGCCTACTGCGCCCTTCCCAGGACCGACGGGCCGGACCCGCACGCGCAGGTACGACACCTGCTCGCCGGACGGCAGATCGTCCTGCCCGATGCCTTCGACCGAAAGTCGATCAAGGCTGCCGAGGCCCTGGCCGACGCCGGCGACGCGCAACTCGCCCATGCCCTGCGACACTCGGGCGACGGGCGTCTGGCCCAGTTCCTGGCCGGCGCACCCGAGTTGCTGCGCCGCTACCGCAGCGCCTCGCCCCCGGCGCGCGCACTGCTGCACACGGCCATGGACGCGCGGCGCCTGGGCGTCGGCCTGAACGTTCCCCTGGCCTTCCTCGCCGAGGCGGCCGAGGACTACCTCAGCGACGACGAGCGGGACGCCCTCGACGACCACTGGTTCGAACAAGCCCTCGCCGATACGGGTGAGCCCGTCCACGGCAACCTCGCCCCCCTGCGCCGCGTCCGCCCCCGTACGGTCCGCGAGGACCCCGACGGCACGGGCGGCGGCGACGGTGAGCCGGCACCGGCCTGCCGCCTGGCGGACTTCCTCGAACAGCACGGAGCCGGCGAGCGCCGACGGCTGTGCCCCCCGACGTCGTTCTGGGCGGCCGCGCACGAGCACCTCGACGTCCCCGATGAACTGCACCTCCTGGCCCGTGCCGCCGCCCACCGTGGCCGTACGCTCTGGGCCCGCCGCCTGCTGGCCAAGGCCGTCGACGCGGGCAGTACGGAATCCCTGAGCCGCCTGGCCGAGCTGTACGAGGAGTCGGGGGACCGGTCGGCAGCCGAGACCCTGTACCAGCGGGCCGCGGAGGCGGGTGACCGCGACGGCCTGCTGTGGCTGGCCCGGGAACGGGAACGAACCGGGCGGTACGAAGAGGCGGAACACTTCGCACGGCAGGCCATCGCTGCCGGCTGCGGCTTCGTCATGTACGAACTCGCGATGCTGCGCGCGGAAAGGCGAGGCCGCGCCGGGTGCGAGGACCTGCTGCGGCAGGCCGCCGCCGCGGGACACGACTACGCGCTCGAGAAGCTCGCCGTCAGCCGGGAGCGGGCCGGAGACTTCGCGGAGGCCCTGGCGCTCGCACGGCGGGCCGCCGACAGGGGCGGGCCGGGCGTGCTGCGGCGGCTGGCCACGGACCGCGAGTTCGCCGGCGATCTCACGACGGCCGAGGCCCTGTTCCGTGAGGCGGCCGACGCCGGCTGCACCCAGTCCCTCTACTCGCTCATCAAACTGCGGGAGAAGGCGGGCGACAGCGCCGAAGCGGAACAGCTCTCGCGGCAGGCCGCGGACGACGGTGACACCGACGCGCTGCGGCGGCTCGCCGCGGTGCGTGCGGCAGCCGGCGACGTCGTCGCAGCCGAGAGCCTGTTCCACGAGGCGGCCGACGCAGGCAGCGTCGCGGCCCTGGACGGGTTGGCCCTGCTACGGGAGAACCTGGGCGATCACGACGGCGCCGAACACTACGCGCATCGGGCGGCCGACGAGGGCATGACCCGTGCGCTGTTCCGGCTGGCCGAGAAGCGCAAGGACGCGGGGGACCGGGGACGGGCCGAGGAGCTCTTCCGGCGCGCGGCACGGGTGGATCAGGTCCGGACCATGGCACTGCAAGAGATCGCCCTCCTGCGGGAAGAGGCCGGGGACCGGGACGGCGCCGAACAGGCGGCCCGACGGGCGGCCGAGGCCGGCAGCACCGAGGCGCTGATCGAACTCGCGGACCTGCGTGAGGACGCCGTCGGCAGCTGTGGCGGCGGCGGGGCCGAGGCACTGTTCGAGGAGGCGGCCGCCCTGGGCGACTCCTACGCGCTGGGCCGGCTCGTCAGGATGCGCGAGGAAGCCGGCGACCACGAGGAGGCGGACCGCCTCGCCCGACAGGCCGCTGACGGAGGCGACACCAGAGCGCGAAACCTGCTGGACGAACTGCGGGCGAACCGGAAGCGCCGCCGCGGCGCGGCATGGTCCATTGGTCTCCCATTGGCCGACAGCAAGGCTGATCGGCTGTGCCATTGGCACAGTCAGCGGCGAGACAGTTGA
- a CDS encoding DUF5997 family protein gives MTSHQSTQTMKPATAAKKLGVYLEATPAEFQEGVVSRAELNELQANPPQWLQDLRHNGPHPRPVVAAKLGVSIAGLARAGVTEPLTTEQIETLKQEGPEWLERERATQAEVRKEAARIKKKNAERAERQD, from the coding sequence ATGACGTCGCACCAGAGCACCCAGACGATGAAGCCCGCCACCGCGGCGAAGAAACTGGGTGTGTACCTCGAGGCCACACCCGCCGAGTTCCAGGAGGGTGTCGTCTCGCGCGCCGAGCTGAACGAGCTCCAGGCGAACCCGCCGCAGTGGCTGCAGGACCTGCGGCACAACGGCCCGCACCCCCGCCCGGTGGTCGCGGCGAAGCTCGGGGTCTCCATCGCGGGGCTCGCCCGCGCCGGTGTCACCGAGCCCCTGACCACCGAGCAGATCGAGACACTGAAGCAGGAAGGCCCCGAGTGGCTGGAGCGGGAGCGCGCCACCCAGGCCGAGGTCCGCAAGGAGGCGGCCCGCATCAAGAAGAAGAACGCCGAGCGGGCGGAACGCCAGGACTGA
- a CDS encoding FUSC family protein, which yields MFVAPDPGRLRLRNATRAVIGVASAVAVSELCGLSLTASITAGLAALLALFTVTDATVRDQRITTALLPVAGFPVLALATALHGIAPVRDVAFLAVVFCGVYARRWGPRGHALGIFAFMNFFITQFLHAVPAQLPELYTAVGLALVTAGATRFVLWPIERHTPPAAAPPALPGSGLARPTTRQAFQVTAASAVALLVGQLLSEERWYWAVGTVWWIFVNTASRGETLVRGFRRVVGTVTGIAVGLLVAIPLHGAPAPTAALVAVCVFGIFYTAAVSYSWMMLAVTVMVSLLYGLLGVLDPGLLELRLAETGVGALCAALAVALVLPVTTHATNDVWIQRALRCVHACTVEAARRLAGAVDADPAPRVAELEQLLARVRLSVAPLVHPLNPMLGRKRRARHVLALLDDCAREVRGLVAVAADPEASHDARLAMACRRVEAAVEALTEGGDVLVQTDGPSASEPVLAHLHGLERALAELARPLRTPSGSPLVGA from the coding sequence ATGTTCGTGGCTCCGGACCCGGGGCGCTTGAGGCTGCGGAACGCGACCCGCGCTGTCATCGGTGTCGCCTCCGCCGTCGCCGTTTCCGAACTCTGCGGGCTCTCGCTCACCGCATCGATCACCGCGGGGCTCGCGGCACTGCTCGCCCTCTTCACGGTCACCGATGCGACCGTCCGTGACCAGCGGATCACCACCGCCCTGCTGCCCGTCGCGGGCTTCCCCGTACTGGCGCTCGCCACCGCACTGCACGGCATCGCCCCGGTCCGTGACGTCGCGTTCCTGGCCGTCGTCTTCTGTGGTGTCTATGCCCGCCGCTGGGGCCCGCGGGGGCACGCGCTCGGGATCTTCGCGTTCATGAACTTCTTCATCACGCAGTTCCTGCACGCCGTTCCCGCCCAGCTGCCCGAGCTGTACACCGCGGTGGGCCTGGCCCTCGTCACGGCCGGTGCCACGCGCTTCGTGCTCTGGCCCATCGAGCGCCACACCCCGCCCGCGGCGGCCCCGCCGGCCCTGCCCGGCAGCGGTTTGGCGCGGCCCACCACCCGGCAGGCCTTCCAGGTCACCGCTGCCTCGGCTGTCGCGCTTCTGGTCGGGCAGCTGCTCTCCGAAGAGCGCTGGTACTGGGCCGTCGGCACCGTCTGGTGGATCTTCGTCAACACGGCTTCTCGCGGCGAGACCCTGGTCCGCGGTTTCCGCCGCGTCGTCGGAACGGTGACCGGCATCGCCGTCGGTCTGCTGGTCGCCATCCCGCTGCACGGCGCGCCCGCGCCGACGGCCGCCCTTGTCGCCGTCTGCGTCTTCGGCATCTTCTACACCGCCGCCGTCTCCTACTCCTGGATGATGCTGGCGGTGACCGTCATGGTCAGCTTGCTGTACGGCCTGCTGGGCGTGCTGGACCCCGGCCTGCTCGAGCTCCGTCTCGCGGAGACCGGTGTGGGCGCGCTGTGTGCCGCGCTGGCCGTGGCTCTCGTCCTGCCGGTCACCACGCACGCCACGAACGATGTCTGGATCCAGCGGGCCCTGCGCTGCGTCCACGCCTGCACGGTCGAGGCGGCCCGGCGGCTGGCGGGCGCGGTGGACGCCGACCCGGCGCCGCGGGTGGCCGAGCTGGAGCAGTTGCTCGCCCGCGTACGGCTCTCGGTCGCCCCGCTGGTGCACCCGCTGAACCCGATGCTCGGCCGCAAGCGGCGGGCCCGGCACGTGCTCGCCCTCCTGGACGACTGCGCCCGGGAGGTCCGCGGCCTGGTCGCCGTCGCCGCCGACCCGGAGGCCTCGCACGACGCCCGCCTGGCCATGGCCTGCCGGCGCGTGGAGGCCGCGGTCGAGGCGCTCACCGAGGGCGGCGACGTCCTGGTCCAGACGGACGGACCGTCCGCGTCGGAACCGGTCCTTGCCCACTTGCACGGCCTGGAACGGGCCTTGGCGGAGCTCGCCCGGCCGCTGCGGACGCCGTCGGGCTCTCCGCTGGTCGGCGCCTGA
- a CDS encoding Lrp/AsnC family transcriptional regulator: protein MAVDELDTRILRLVLEQPRTSVREYARILGVARGTLQARLDRLERDGVITGTAPDLSPAALGHPVLAFVHIEVTQGHLDEVGDALAAVPEIVEAFSITGGGDLLTRVVARDNAHLEDVVQKLISLPGVVRTRTEIALRERVAHRLLPLVESIGRAAARS from the coding sequence ATGGCCGTGGACGAGCTCGACACCCGCATCCTGCGGCTGGTGCTGGAGCAGCCGCGTACGAGCGTGCGCGAGTACGCGCGAATCCTCGGCGTGGCCCGGGGCACGCTCCAGGCCCGGCTCGACCGGCTGGAGCGTGACGGTGTGATCACCGGCACGGCGCCGGACCTCTCCCCCGCCGCGCTCGGCCATCCGGTGCTCGCGTTCGTGCACATCGAGGTCACCCAGGGGCATCTCGACGAGGTGGGGGACGCGCTGGCGGCGGTGCCGGAGATCGTCGAGGCGTTCTCCATCACGGGCGGCGGGGATCTGCTGACCCGGGTCGTGGCGCGGGACAACGCGCATCTGGAGGACGTCGTGCAAAAGCTGATCAGCCTGCCCGGGGTGGTCCGCACCCGTACCGAGATCGCCCTGCGGGAGCGTGTCGCCCACCGGCTGCTGCCGCTGGTGGAGTCGATCGGCCGGGCGGCGGCTCGGTCCTGA
- a CDS encoding beta-L-arabinofuranosidase domain-containing protein — MARPLSRRSLLQAATLAAAVPALSEAATGRAVAAPAAAAAIPAAWTVRPFGLEDVRLGRGVFADKRQLMLDHARGYDVNRLLQVFRANAGLATGGAVAPGGWEGLDGEANGNLRGHYTGHFLTMLAQAYRSTKEQVFAERIDTMVGALTEVRAALRGEPAVLSVAGKFGTAADQVRGSYQYVDLPAAALGGGSSVTLSVWVRPTHDANWTRIFDFGNDTTRYLYLAARNQNGVPRFAVTTSGAGGEQGLDGTAPLPLNQWSHLAVTIAGGTGTLYVNGTAVARNAAMSLTPAALGTLKNNWLGRSNYSADPVFAGAFEEFNVFSRALTAAEVTELQSRRAADASTGRGDLVSYAFDETSGGTFADASGRGLTATLRRTWGAPSHPGFLAAYPETQFIDLESRTSPDYTKVWAPYYTAHKILKGLLDAYTATDDDRALDLASGMCDWMYSRLSKLPKATLQRMWGIFSSGEFGGIVEAICDLHAITGKAEHLALAQLFDLDRLIDACAADTDILDGLHANQHIPIFTGYVRLYDETGEERYLTSAKNFWDMVVPHRMYGIGGTSTAEFWKARDVIAGTLSATTAETCCAYNLLKLSRTLFFHEQDPKYMDYYERALYNQVLGSKQDKPDAEKPLVTYFIGLTPGHVRDYRPKQGTTCCEGTGMESATKYQDSVYFAKSDGSALYVNLYSPSTLTWAEKGVTVTQTTGYPREQGSTLTFGGARASFTLRLRVPSWATAGFRVTVNGRAVPGTPTPGSYFAVSRTWRAGDTVRVALPFRTRVEKALDDPSLQTLFHGPVNLVARSSATEFLKAGLYRDAGLSGDLTASLTPVPGKPLHFTLDGTEWAPFAEGTEDPTHAYFRRAEPKVVFGGRDSGVANPAKADGTTLLDEVWAGAPFRNKGALVARVRSTVDAWVTAGLLSRADGDKVVSTAGAASYEP, encoded by the coding sequence ATGGCACGGCCCCTCTCCAGACGATCCCTACTCCAGGCAGCGACCCTCGCCGCCGCCGTACCCGCGCTCTCCGAGGCGGCGACAGGCCGGGCCGTCGCGGCCCCCGCGGCCGCCGCCGCCATCCCGGCCGCCTGGACCGTACGGCCCTTCGGGCTGGAGGACGTGCGCCTCGGCCGGGGCGTCTTCGCCGACAAACGGCAGTTGATGCTGGACCACGCGCGCGGCTACGACGTGAACCGGCTGCTCCAGGTGTTCCGCGCCAACGCCGGTCTCGCCACGGGCGGCGCGGTCGCCCCCGGCGGCTGGGAGGGCCTGGACGGCGAGGCCAACGGCAATCTGCGCGGGCACTACACCGGCCACTTCCTGACCATGCTGGCGCAGGCGTACCGGTCCACGAAGGAGCAGGTGTTCGCCGAGCGGATCGACACCATGGTCGGGGCGCTGACCGAGGTGCGGGCGGCGCTGCGCGGGGAACCGGCGGTGCTGAGTGTCGCCGGGAAGTTCGGGACCGCCGCGGACCAGGTACGGGGTTCCTACCAGTACGTGGATCTGCCGGCCGCCGCGCTCGGCGGAGGCTCGTCCGTCACCCTCTCCGTCTGGGTGCGGCCGACGCATGACGCCAACTGGACCCGCATCTTCGACTTCGGCAACGACACCACGCGTTATCTGTACCTGGCCGCCCGCAACCAGAACGGAGTGCCGCGCTTCGCCGTCACCACCTCGGGAGCGGGCGGCGAGCAGGGTCTCGACGGCACGGCCCCGCTGCCGCTGAACCAGTGGAGCCATCTGGCGGTGACGATCGCGGGCGGCACCGGCACCCTCTACGTCAACGGCACCGCCGTCGCCCGGAACGCCGCGATGAGCCTCACCCCGGCGGCTCTCGGCACGCTGAAGAACAACTGGCTCGGCCGCTCGAACTACTCCGCCGACCCCGTCTTCGCGGGCGCCTTCGAGGAGTTCAACGTCTTCTCACGGGCGCTGACCGCCGCCGAGGTCACCGAGTTGCAGAGCCGCCGGGCCGCCGACGCCTCGACGGGCCGGGGCGACCTGGTGTCGTACGCCTTCGACGAGACGTCCGGCGGGACCTTCGCCGACGCCTCCGGGCGCGGTCTGACCGCCACCCTGCGCCGCACCTGGGGAGCGCCGAGTCACCCCGGGTTCCTCGCGGCGTACCCGGAGACGCAGTTCATCGACCTGGAGTCGAGGACCTCTCCCGACTACACCAAGGTGTGGGCGCCGTACTACACCGCGCACAAGATCCTCAAGGGTCTGCTCGACGCGTACACCGCCACGGACGACGACCGGGCCCTGGATCTCGCGTCGGGCATGTGCGACTGGATGTACTCCCGGCTGTCCAAGCTGCCTAAGGCCACGCTCCAGCGGATGTGGGGCATCTTCTCCAGCGGCGAGTTCGGCGGCATCGTCGAGGCGATCTGCGATCTGCACGCCATCACCGGCAAGGCCGAACACCTCGCGCTGGCCCAGCTGTTCGACCTGGACCGGCTGATCGACGCGTGCGCGGCGGACACCGACATCCTCGACGGGCTGCACGCCAACCAGCACATCCCGATCTTCACCGGGTACGTGCGGCTGTACGACGAGACGGGCGAGGAGCGCTACCTCACCTCGGCGAAGAACTTCTGGGACATGGTCGTCCCGCACCGCATGTACGGCATCGGCGGCACCAGCACCGCGGAGTTCTGGAAGGCCCGGGACGTGATCGCGGGCACCCTGAGCGCGACGACCGCCGAGACCTGCTGCGCGTACAACCTGCTCAAGCTGAGCCGGACCCTGTTCTTCCACGAGCAGGACCCGAAGTACATGGACTACTACGAGCGGGCCCTGTACAACCAGGTGCTCGGCTCCAAGCAGGACAAGCCGGACGCGGAGAAGCCGCTCGTCACCTATTTCATCGGGCTGACGCCCGGTCATGTCCGTGACTACAGGCCGAAGCAGGGCACGACCTGCTGCGAGGGCACCGGCATGGAGAGCGCCACGAAGTACCAGGACTCGGTGTACTTCGCGAAGTCCGACGGCAGCGCCCTGTACGTCAACCTGTACAGCCCGTCCACGCTGACCTGGGCCGAGAAGGGTGTGACGGTCACGCAGACCACCGGATATCCCAGGGAGCAGGGCAGCACCCTCACCTTCGGTGGTGCTCGCGCCTCCTTCACGTTGCGGCTGCGCGTGCCGTCCTGGGCGACCGCCGGGTTCCGGGTGACGGTCAACGGCCGTGCCGTGCCGGGCACTCCGACGCCGGGGAGCTACTTCGCCGTGTCCCGGACCTGGCGGGCCGGTGACACCGTCCGGGTCGCCCTGCCGTTCCGGACGCGGGTGGAGAAGGCCCTCGACGACCCGTCCCTGCAGACCCTGTTCCACGGCCCGGTCAACCTGGTCGCCCGCTCCTCCGCGACGGAGTTCCTGAAGGCCGGGCTGTACCGCGACGCCGGTCTGTCCGGCGACCTGACCGCCTCCCTCACTCCGGTGCCGGGCAAGCCGCTGCACTTCACGCTGGACGGGACCGAGTGGGCGCCGTTCGCCGAGGGGACGGAGGATCCCACGCACGCCTACTTCCGGCGCGCGGAGCCGAAGGTCGTCTTCGGCGGCCGGGACTCGGGCGTCGCGAACCCCGCGAAGGCCGACGGCACCACGCTGCTGGACGAGGTCTGGGCGGGGGCGCCCTTCCGGAACAAGGGGGCGCTGGTGGCGCGGGTGCGGTCCACGGTGGACGCGTGGGTGACGGCCGGGCTGCTGAGCAGGGCCGACGGGGACAAGGTCGTGAGCACGGCGGGAGCGGCCTCGTACGAACCCTGA
- a CDS encoding DUF4142 domain-containing protein, translated as MRISRSTAGTAFVGGAMILTLTALAYPSMLGVENAASGQDRIIANTQWGPLTEADRDFVVRVRAAGLWEYPLGQMIQERSTSPAMKEVAEHLLVGHGRLDAGCRKVSTDLGITLPNEASPQQQQFVATAEGSSGKEFESTAVSIMRIAHGGIFPTIAKIRGTTRNSLVRELADTTNDTVLDHITVLEKTGMINHEQVAFQITSPPKLPQDQTTPPPPQAGAPVRVLPIPENLKDLQTVAPNPSYGAPQPSPSAG; from the coding sequence ATGCGCATCTCGCGCAGCACGGCAGGAACCGCGTTTGTCGGCGGTGCGATGATCCTGACGCTCACCGCGCTCGCCTACCCCAGCATGCTGGGCGTGGAGAACGCGGCTTCCGGCCAGGACCGCATCATCGCCAACACCCAGTGGGGTCCGCTGACCGAGGCGGACCGCGACTTCGTGGTGCGCGTGCGGGCTGCCGGACTGTGGGAGTACCCGCTGGGGCAGATGATCCAGGAGCGGAGCACCTCGCCGGCCATGAAGGAGGTCGCCGAGCATCTCCTCGTGGGACACGGCCGGCTCGACGCGGGCTGCCGCAAGGTCTCCACGGACCTGGGCATCACCCTGCCGAACGAGGCGTCGCCGCAGCAGCAGCAGTTCGTGGCGACGGCGGAAGGCAGCTCCGGCAAGGAGTTCGAGTCCACGGCCGTGTCCATCATGCGCATCGCGCACGGGGGCATCTTCCCGACGATCGCCAAGATCCGGGGAACCACCCGGAACAGCCTCGTGCGGGAACTCGCCGACACCACCAACGACACCGTGCTCGACCACATCACGGTCCTGGAGAAGACCGGCATGATCAACCACGAGCAGGTCGCCTTCCAGATCACCTCCCCGCCCAAGCTGCCCCAGGACCAGACGACGCCGCCGCCTCCGCAGGCCGGTGCTCCGGTCCGGGTGCTGCCGATCCCCGAGAACCTCAAGGATCTGCAGACGGTCGCCCCCAACCCGTCCTACGGGGCGCCGCAGCCTTCTCCGTCGGCCGGCTGA